The following proteins are co-located in the Paenibacillus sp. JNUCC32 genome:
- a CDS encoding AraC family transcriptional regulator: MTSSVDMMPGFDRMQLQAPFDLTYYNEQPLSGGRFHSHAFYEIYYFHEGRCTYLIGDSVFTLKPGDLLLMNGLTLHCPNVEPDSRYVRSILHFDPAWVCRGLSETAKSILLDPFETLRNHRMTLTGENREEFEGMLADIHRLSSSTAGFRQERMTLRIQEMMYVIADWCQAAVQDHDSISEKERHVQHVVSFVEENYMLDLTLEGIARDMHITKHYLSSLFKEVTGTTVFKYVYHRRINQAKIMLRLHPHLSITEISQASGFKHLAHFSRMFKAMVGTTPEHYRRSGEELSLT, from the coding sequence ATGACCTCATCTGTCGATATGATGCCAGGCTTTGACCGCATGCAGCTTCAAGCGCCGTTCGATCTGACCTACTACAATGAACAGCCGCTGTCGGGAGGGCGGTTTCACTCGCATGCTTTTTATGAAATTTATTATTTCCATGAGGGACGCTGCACGTATTTGATCGGCGATTCCGTGTTCACCCTGAAACCGGGGGATCTGCTCCTGATGAACGGGCTTACGCTGCACTGTCCGAACGTTGAACCCGATTCCAGATATGTCAGGAGCATTTTGCATTTTGATCCGGCCTGGGTCTGCAGGGGGCTTTCGGAGACGGCCAAATCGATATTGCTGGACCCCTTCGAAACGCTGCGGAATCATCGCATGACGCTGACGGGGGAGAACCGGGAAGAATTCGAAGGGATGCTGGCCGATATACACCGCCTGTCGTCCTCCACGGCCGGCTTTCGCCAGGAGCGGATGACCCTTCGAATCCAGGAGATGATGTACGTCATCGCCGATTGGTGCCAGGCCGCCGTGCAGGATCACGACTCGATCTCGGAGAAGGAGCGGCATGTCCAGCATGTCGTCTCGTTTGTCGAGGAAAATTATATGCTGGATTTGACGCTGGAGGGAATCGCCCGCGACATGCATATCACGAAACACTACTTATCCTCCTTATTCAAGGAAGTGACCGGAACGACGGTGTTCAAATATGTGTATCACCGGCGGATCAACCAGGCCAAAATCATGCTTAGGCTCCACCCCCATCTGAGCATAACGGAGATCAGCCAGGCGTCCGGTTTCAAGCATTTGGCCCATTTCAGCCGGATGTTCAAGGCCATGGTCGGGACCACGCCGGAACATTACCGCAGAAGCGGAGAAGAGCTTTCGTTGACTTGA